The genome window TTGATCTGACCCGATTTGGATGGGGCGATAACAGGACCGGCGGCGGCCGGGCCGCATCCGTCAGGATCGGAGCGCAGCGGAGAATGCGCCCAGGGCCGGAAAATTGTTCCCGCGAGGAATGGCCCGCCACGGTCATGTGGTGGGGCAGGGGAATTTTCTGGTTCGGGGCGCATTGCTGCCCGGGCGAGGGGCACTCAGCCCCGACCCGCCGGTCCATCGCTCCCCTTTTCCAAACGGGATCAGATCGAACCAGCAGAACCTTCGCCCTTTCGGACTTCGCTGAGGAAGTTGGCGGTCACCCATCCTCAATCTCCAGACCTTGTGCTTTCATGGCCCCTAACAGGGACCGGCGCAGCGCATCTTTGCCAAATGCCCGCAGATCGTCGTTGAAATCCCCCATGGCCGGCACGAGGCCGCCACATGCAATTCCAAGCGATTCCAGCTGGTTACGCAATTTCGTTGATGCGTTACGTCCAGCTTCGTCATTGTCCCGCGCGATCCAGATGCGCTTTATCCCCGGCGGCGGGATGAAGAGGCCGAGATGGGTGGCGGTGAGACAGGAGGCAAAGTTGAATTCAGGAAGAGCCGTGCCGATCGAGAGGGCGTTCTCGAGCCCTTCGCCGACGATGAGATCGCTACGAGAGGTGCCGGACCAGAAGCGGATGGCATGCCCGTGCAGATGTCCAAGGATCCTTTTCGGGCTCTCGATCGCAACCAGACCGCCGGTGGACGGGTCGAGAAAAACCCTTGCGCATCCGGTGATCTGGCCCCGATTGTCAGTGATCTTAGCCAGCAGGGCAGGGGCCCTTTGTGGCGGATTGGCGTCGTCTTCGCCCTGCCGCAGGAAGACC of Puniceibacterium sp. IMCC21224 contains these proteins:
- a CDS encoding toprim domain-containing protein; translated protein: MNARRSIADLSADLADRAESFCRQYFPEGRKQGNYWQVGDTSGAKGQSLAIRLQAEGWRKAGSWQDFATGEYGDLIDLLHERLGSVTLKETLREARSFLGEGPCPAAPRETQRAERPDAASSKRIARARKLFSAGKPVLGTLGATYLQGRGITRLGPALRYHPRVFLRQGEDDANPPQRAPALLAKITDNRGQITGCARVFLDPSTGGLVAIESPKRILGHLHGHAIRFWSGTSRSDLIVGEGLENALSIGTALPEFNFASCLTATHLGLFIPPPGIKRIWIARDNDEAGRNASTKLRNQLESLGIACGGLVPAMGDFNDDLRAFGKDALRRSLLGAMKAQGLEIEDG